In the Streptomyces sp. WMMC940 genome, CCGGCGCCCGCGCTCCGGCTGGCCCCCGTGGTGACACCGCCCGGGCGACGGGTCCCGCACCCCGGGTCGACTCGCGCCGCACCGCCGTCGTCGCCGTCACCTCGTGGCGCTCGGTGGGCCGGCGGGACGGCCGCACGAAGGGCCGGGCTCAGGAGACCCGGTCGGGCGCCGGGCCCGCCGGGAAGGCCTCCTGGAACGCCCGGAGCGTCCTCGCCTCCCGCGTCCGGTCCAGCACCGCGAAGACGATCTCGTCGAAGTGCCCGGAGAAGCGGCCGTCCCCGGTGAGCAGCGTCCGGAACGCCCCCGCGACCAGCGCCGGGTCGTTGCGGAAGACCCCGCAGCCCCACGCGCCCAGGACGAGCCGCCGGTAGCCCGTCGCCGCCGCGGTCTCCAGGACCCGCTCGGCCCGGGAGGCCAGGGCCGCCGGTATCCGGTCGGCCAGCTCCGGCGTTCGGCCGGTGATCACGCCCGCGTTGGGCGCCGGCGAGGTGAGGAAACCGACCGTGAACGGCGTGTCGAGGAGCCCGCCGCGCTCGTCCCGGAACACCGGCACTCCGGGCGAGTGGATCACCCGGTCGGAGTAGAACGGGTCCCGGACCTCACGGTGGTGGGCGTAGAACCCGGGCACGGCCAGCAGCGTGGTGTAGAGCGCGGAGTCGCGGCAGAGCGCTTCCTCCTGCGCCTGGGCGCCGTTGAGGTACCCGCCCCCGGGATTGCGGGCCGAGGCGAAGTTCAGGACCGCGACCGGACCGGCGCCCCGGTCGGTCAGCCGCCGCGCGGCCGCCAGGCTGCTCTCCCCGGTGACCTCGCATAGGCTGAAACGGTCCGTGTCGGGGACCACCGGCACGGGCTCGGGCCCGAACATCCGTGTCCCTTCGACCGCGGCGGACAGATCCCCGCCGATCGTCACCGTGTGGCCGCCCGGTGCCCGGTAGCGGCCCGCTTCGACGATCTCCTGGGTCTGTCGTGCGACCCCCCGCAAACGTGCGCTCATGCCCGGAATCCTCAGTGATCAAGGAGGCGCCCCGCAAGCCTGTTCTCGCCCCGCTCACCTCGCCGGAAGCAGAGCCGCCCCGCTCGAGGGGCACTCTTGTGCGAACCGCAGCGGTGGCTTTAGGTGGACGGAACGCCTTCGACAGGAGGAGTCGATCATGACAGCACCCGGCCACGGGGGCAGTACCCCGCCGCTCTCCGAGGACGACGCCGAAGAACTGCTCCGATGTATCTGCTTCAAGACGGGCCCGCCCCGCACCGTCGGAGTGGAGCTGGAATGGCTCGTGCACGACCGACACCTGCCGCACCTGCCCGTCGACGAGGCCCGTCTCGACCGGGCCTTCGCCGGACTCCGGGGCCTGGCCCTCGGTTCGGCGCTCACCTTCGAACCGGGCGGGCAGCTTGAGCTCAGCTCGCCGCCCGCCGCGTCGCTGATGGAGTGCATCGACTCCACGGCGGCTGATCTGACCACCGTCCGGACCGCCCTGGCCCGCTCCGGGCTGACTCTGACCGGTTACGGTCACGACCCCTGGAACCCGCCCCGCCGACTGCTGCGCGAGCCGCGGTACGACGCCATGGAGGCGTGCCTCGACCGCACCGGCCCCGCCGGCCGGTCCATGATGTGCTCCTCCGCGTCCGTCCAGGTCTGCCTGGACGCCGGGTACGAGGAGCCCGGCCCGCTCGGCCTCGGCCGCCGCTGGCAACTGGCTCACCTGCTGGGAGCGGTGCTCGTCGCGGCCTTCGCCAACTCCCCGGCCGGGGCGGGCGGGCCCACCGGATGGCGCTCGACCCGGCAGTCGCTGTGGGCCGGCCTGGACCCGGCACGGGCACTGGCACCGCCCACGGGCGCACCGCCGCGCGAGGCCTGGGCCGCGCACGTGCTGGACACCCCGGTCATGTGCATCCGGGCCGCGGACGGGCCCTGGCCGGTGCCGGACCGACTGACGTTCCGGGAGTGGATCCGGTCCGGGAAGCCCCGGCCGCCCACCCGCGCCGACCTCGAGTACCACATGACCACGCTCTTCCCTCCGGTGCGGCCGCGCGGGCACCTCGAACTGCGCATGATCGACGCGCAGTCGGGGGAGACGGGGTGGATGGTTCCGCTCGCCGTCACCATGGCGCTGTTCGACGACCCGGAGGCCGCGGAGACCGCCTACCGCACCGTCAAGCCGCTCGCCGAGACCGCCGGCACCCGGCCCGCGCCCCGCAACCCCCTGTGGGAGAGCGCCGCGCGCAACGGCCTCACCGACCCCGAACTGCACGGTGCGGCCGCCGGCTGCTTCGCCGTAGCGCTGGAGGCCCTGCCCCGGCTGGGCGCCTCACAGGCCGTACAGGACGCGGTCGCCGCGTACCACGAGCGCCATGTCCTGCCCGGCCGCTGCCCGGCCGACGACTTCTCGCTCCGCACCAAGGAGACCAGCTCATGACCGAGACCCCGGTGGCCACGGACGACGCGCTCAGGCAGCGCGCCCTGGAGGCGCTCACCACGGCCCGGGCCCGCACCAGGCTGCTGACGGAGTGCGTCGACGACGACGAACTCACCGCCCAGCACTCGCCCCTGATGTCCCCGCTCGTGTGGGACCTGGCGCACATCGGCAACCAGGAGGAGCAGTGGCTCCTGCGGGCCGTCGCAGGACGGGACCCGATCCGGCCCGAGATCGACTCGGTGTACGACGCCTTCGAGCACCCGCGCGCCGAGCGTCCGACCCTGCCGCTGCTGTCCCCGGCCGAGTCCCGGACGTACGCCTCCGACATCCGCGGCCGGGTGCTGGACGTCCTGGAGGCGCACCCGCTGCACGGCACTGCGCTCGTGGACTCCGCCTTCGCGTTCGGGATGATCGCGCAGCACGAGCAGCAGCACGACGAGACGATGCTCATCACCCACCAGCTGCGGCGCGGCCCGGCGGCTCTCGACGCGCCGGAGCCGCCGGGCGGCGGCACGACCGGGCTGCAGGCAGAAGTGCTGGTGCCGGCGGGCCCGTTCACGATGGGCACCTCCACCGAGCCGTGGGCCCTGGACAACGAACGGCCCGCGCACCACCGCCACGTGGACGCGTTCCACATCGACACCACTCCCGTCACCAACGGCGCGTTCCAGGCGTTCGTCGCGGACGGCGGGTACACCGAAGAGCGCTGGTGGGCGCCCGAGGGCTGGGACCAGATCCGCAGGCACGACATCGGCGCGCCGCTGTTCTGGCGGCGCGAGGGCGGCCAGTGGCTGCGCCGCCGGTTCGGGGTGACCGAAGCGGTGCCCGAGGACGAGCCGGTGCTGCACGTCAGCTGGTACGAGGCGGACGCCTACGCGCGCTGGGCCGGACGGCGGCTGCCCACGGAGGCCGAGTGGGAGAAGGCCGCCCGGCACGACCCCGCGTCCGGCCGCTCGCGGCGCTATCCGTGGGGCGACGAGGACCCCTCGCCCGAGCGGGCGAACCTGGGGCAGCGGCATCTGCGGCCCGCGCCCGCGGGGGCGTACCCGGAGGGCGCCTCACCGCTCGGGGTGCGGCAGCTGATCGGCGACGTGTGGGAGTGGACGTCGAGCGACTTCCTGCCGTACCCGGGGTTCGCGGCGTTCCCGTACCGCGAGTACTCGGAGGTGTTCTTCGGCCCCGGGTACAAGGTGCTGCGGGGCGGTTCGTTCGCCGTGGACGCCGTGGCCTGCCGGGGCACCTTCCGCAACTGGGACCTGCCGGTGCGCCGGCAGATCTTCTCCGGGTTCCGCACCGCGCGGGACGCGTGATGTGCCGCCACATCGCCTTCCTGGGGCGGCCGACGGGACTGGGCGAGTTGCTGGTGCGGCCGCCGCACGCGCTGCTGCGGCAGTCGTGGGCGCCACGCCGGCAGCGGTACGGGACGGTGAACGCGGACGGTTTCGGCGTGGGCTGGTACGCCGACGGCGACCCGGTGCCCGCCCGCTACCGGCGTGCCGGCCCCGTCTGGGCCGACCTGTCCTTCGCCGATCTGGCCCGGGTGGTCCGCAGCGGGGCGCTGCTGGCCGCCGTCCGCGACGCGACGGAGGCGGGCGCGGACGGCGAGGCCGCGGCCGCCCCGTTCGCCGCCGGACCCTGGCTGTTCAGCCACAACGGCGCCGTGCGGGGCTGGCCCGGCAGCGTGGCCGCCCTCGCCGCCGCACTGCCCGCGACGGAACTGCTGTCGCTGGAGGCGCGCTGCGACTCCGCGTTGGTGTGGGCGCTGGTGCTGCACCGGCTGCGGGACGGTGACGAGCCGGGGCAGGCCGTCGCCGACACCGTGCTCGACGTGGCCCGGGCCGCCCCGGACTCCCGGCTCAATCTGCTGCTGACCGACGGTGTGACGATCGCCGCGACCGCCTGGGGCGACACGCTCTGGTACCTGGCCGAACCGGGCCGGGGCACGGTCGTGGCGTCGGAGCCGTACGACGACGACCCCCGCTGGTGCGAGGTGCCCGACCGAGCGCTGCTCACGGCGACCCGCACCGACGTACTACTGACCCCGCTCAAGGAGCCGTCCGCGTGAGCCCGTTCCAGCTGACCCGCACCCTGCCCGAGGACGCCACGAGTGCCGCGCTGCGCGCCGATGTGCAGCACGGCCTGACCCGCAGCCCCAAGGAGCTGCCGCCGAAGTGGTTCTACGACGCCCGCGGCAGCGAGCTGTTCGAGGAGATCACCCGGCTTCCCGAGTACTACCCGACGCGTGCCGAGCGGGAGATCCTGGCCGGCCGGGCCCGGGACATCGCCGCCGCGACCGGCGCCCGCACCCTGGTGGAGCTGGGCTCCGGTTCGTCGGAGAAGACCCGGTTCCTGCTGGACGCCCTGCCGGAACTGCACAGCTACGTCCCGGTGGACGTGAGCGAGAGCGCACTGACCGGGGCGGGCGAGTCGCTGCCCGCGGATCGCCCCGGGCTCCATGTCCACGCGCTGGTCGCGGACTTCACCCGGGTACTGGCCCTGCCGGACACCCCGGGCCCACGACTGGTCGCCTTCCTCGGCGGCACGATCGGCAATCTGCTGCCCGGCGAGCGCGCGGACTTCCTGCGGTCCGTGCGCGCGCTCCTGTCGCCCGGGGACGCGCTGCTGCTCGGCACGGACCTCGTGAAGGACGAGGGGGTGCTGGTGGCCGCGTACGACGACGCGGCGGGCGTCACGGCGGAGTTCAACAAGAACGTGCTGGCCGTGGTCAACCGGGAGCTGGGCGCGGACTTCCCGTTGGACGGCTTCGACCACGTGGCCGTCTGGAACGCGCGGGAGGAGTGGATCGAGATGCGCCTGCGCGCACGCGAGGCGAGGAAGGTGAGGATCCGAGAGCTGGACCTCGTCGTTCCGTTCGAGGCGGGCGAGGAGATCCGTACGGAGGTGTCGGCGAAGTTCCGTCAGGAGGGGGTGCGTTCGGAGCTCGCCGCCGCCGGGATGGAGCTCACCGAGTGGTGGACGGACCCCGAGGGCAGGTTCGCGCTGTCCCTGTCGACCGCGATCTGAACGGCGCCTCTGCGGGGCCCTGGGAGTGCCCGGTGCGGGGCGCCGGCGCCCCCTGGCGTCGCCGCCCCGCCGAGGGCGTGGTGTGCGGCCCCGGCCAGTGCCCGCCGGTCGGGGTGGGCGGCGGCGGGGATCGGCGGCAGGACCGTGATCTCCGCGGTCAGCCCGGCAGTGGCCGCGACCCGCCAGAGCGAGGCGCCCAGCGCGTCGTCACCCACGAACGCGGCGGCGCCCACCGGCCGGTAGGCGATCCGCACGGGCTGCACGGCCGCGCCGGCATCGAGGGCGGCCTGGAATGCGGCGTTCCGGAAACGGCCCCGCTCCCGGCCGCACCAGGTCGAGCCCTCGGGGAACACGATCACCCGCGAACCGCGCCGGAGCGCACCGGCCACGGCCCCGACGACGCCGGGGAGCTCCCGCAACCGGTCGCGGTCGACGAACAGGGTGCCGCCGAACCGGGCGAGCGGACCGAGCACGGGCCACTGCCGCACCTCGCGCTTGGCCAGCATCCGCCCGGGCAGGACCGAGGCGACGAGCGGGATGTCCAGCCAGGAGATGTGGTTGGGGACGACGAGGGTGCCCTGCCCGGCACGCCGGGGCCCCCGCTGCCCCGGGACGGCACCCGTCACCCGGATCCGTACGCCGAAGGCCCGCATCACCGCGCGGCACCACAGCCCGACGAGACGGGCGCGGCCGGACCGTCCCAGGAAGATCGCCGCCGGGGCGAGCACGACGCCCGCGAGGACCGCCGCCGTACCGGCGACCAGACGGAGGGCCGCGGTGGTCCGGCGCACGGCAGGCCACCGCGGGGACGCGCAGTCGGCGGGCGTGCAGGGAGCGATGGGCAGCCAGACGCTCATTTCACCGGCGCCAGGGAGAGGAAGTGCCGCAGGTAGCGGGGGTTGGTACGGCGCAGCGACAGCAGGACGTAGAGGTCGGCGACGCCGAAGTCGGGGTCGTGGGCGGGCGCCCCGCAGATCCAGGCGCCGAGGCGGAGGTAGCCGCGCAGCAGCGGCGGCAGCTCGGCGCGGCCCTCGGGGCGGGCGATGCCGTCGGCGCTCCAGAGCTTGTGCGGAGTGACCCAGTAGTCCTCCGGCGCGAGGTGCTTGGCCTTGACGGCGTCCCAGGTCGCGGCGGCGAGCGCACCGCCGTCGGCGAGCGGCACCGAGCAGCAGCCGGACAGCCAGGTGTGACCGGTGCGGGTCAGGTAGCGGGCGAGCCCGGCCCAGACGAGGGCGATGACGGCACCGTTGCGGTGGGCGGGGTGGACGCAGGAGCGGCCCACCTCGACCAGGTCGTCGCGGATGGGGGCGAGCCGGGACAGGTCGAACTCGGTCTCGGAGTAGAGCCGTCCGGCGACGCGGGCGCGCTCGGGCGGCAGCACGCGGTAGGTGCCGACGACCTCGCCGGTGTCCTCGTGGCGCACCAGGATGTGGTCGCAGTACGCGTCGAAGGCGTCGATGTCCAGCCCGGGTTCGGGGCCTTCGAGGCGGGCGCCCATCTCCCCGGCGAACACCTGGTGGCGCAGCCGCTGCGCGGCCCGTACGTCGTCCTGGTCCCTGGCGAGCGACACCACGTAGCGGGGCTCGGCGGCCACGAGGGGGGCGGGGACGACGGCTGGCGATGCGGGCATGGCGGTCTCCTCTGCCGGAACGGATGGGCCGGACCGCGCCTGAGGCGGCCCGGCCCCTAACTAATTCCGTGACCGGCTGGATTCGACATGACGGCGGTGCGGAGCGGGGATGTGCGCCGTCTGAATGCCGGGCGTCCCCGTACGGGGCGGGGAGGGCGGGCGACGAGGAAGCGGGCGAGGGCACCGGTCCTGTTCCGTCAGCGGTGCTCGACCAGCAGATCCGCCTTGCTGTGACGGTCCCGCTCACGGCGGTCCGTGCAGGGCGGGTGGCCGGACCGCTGCTGCACGGTCCGGCCACACTGCGGCGGGATGGCCGCTTCGCGTCACACCTTGGCACGTTCGGCCGCGGGGAACGCCTCGGCGACGGACTCCGGTGCGGACGCGACCGCGCCGTCCGGGGCGTTGACCTTCAGCTCAGGCAGCGAGGCCACAGCCGCGTCCGAGGCACCAGCCTTCAGCTCAGGCAACGGAGCCACAGCGACATCCCCGGCACCAGCCCTCAGCTCAGGCAACGGAGCCACAGCGACATCCGAGGCACCAGCCCTCAGCTCAGGCAACGGAGCCACAGCGACATCCGAGGCAACGGCGCCCGTGGGCGCTGCCGTCTTCGCCTGTGCACTGGCGACGGCCGCGCCTCCGAGGGTGAGCACGCCTGCGGCAGCGGTGGCCAGTGCGGACCTGGCGATGACGTTCATAGCGATCTTCCCTTCTCGTGGTGCGGCGGGCCCACCGGGTCTTGTCCCCAGGTGGGTCCGACCGGTGATCTCCACACTAGGAAGCGCCGCCTGTGGCCGTGGTCCGCTGAGTGGCCCGTGCGACGGAGGAATCGCGTACTCCGTCCGGGGGACACACGCCCGTCCCCCGGTGGACGTGCCGCCCAAGGCGGTGCGCCCGCGGCGCGGCCTCGCCGCCCAACGGGACGGCGCCGTGGAGCGCGAGGGGCGCCACGGCAAGGACCCCGGGCGGTCCGAGAGGCGGCCCCCGGGTCCCGCCGATGGCTCCCTCCCTGGGTGAACCGGACCCGGAAGGCACCGGGCGCACCGTGCGGCGGGCTCGGCCGGCGGGTGTTCCGTCCCGCCGGCTCAGCTGCCGGCGAGGGCTTCGGTGATCCGTTCGGAGGCGGCCCGGCCCGCGGTGGCGGGTTCGGCGCCACCCAGCACGGCGGTCATGTACGGCTTGATCGGGTTGTCCTCCTCGACCTCGGCCCACTGCGGCGAGTTCGGCGTGGCCCGGCCCTGCGCGGCACCGGCGGCCATCGCGGCGGTGCCCTCCTGGCCCTCGATGACGGAGGCGAGGCCGGTCTTGTTGGGCACGTAGCTCATGGTCCTCGCGAGATCGGTCTGCCAGCGTTCCCCTGCCAGCGCCTTGACCACCTCGATCGCGGCGGCGCGCTCCCCTGCCTTCTCGGGGATGATCAGGTCCGAGCCGCCGGTGAACACGGCACCGGGCTTCCCGGCGGACTTCCCGGGGACGGGGAAGAAGCCGAGCCTGCCCTCGAGCGCCGGGTTCTCCTTCACGGCGAGGGCGGCGGCGGAGGGGGTGGCGATGATCTGGGCGACGTCGCCCTCGGCGAAGACCCCGGTCTGCGGCGGGGTCATCTCGTCGGCGTTCTCGGGCCCGTCCCCGAGGGCCTGGAGCTTCTTGTAGAAGGTCATCCCGCGGACGGCGGCGGGCTCGTGCAGGGTGCCCTGCCAGACGCCGCCCCGGTCGACGGCGAGGTCGCCGCCCTCGTCCCAGACGAAGCCGGCAAGGGTGTACCAGTCCTGTCCGGAGAGGTATATGCCCTGCCTTCCCCCGGTGTTGAGCCTCTCGGTGTCCTCGAGCCACTCCGCGCGGGTCTTGGGAGGACGGCTGATCCCGGCTTCCTCGAAGAGGTCCTTGTTGTAGACGACGACGCGGTTGGCCGCGTACCAGGGGATGCCGTACTGCGTACCGTGGACCCGGCCGGGCTCGGCGAGCCCCGGCAGCCAGTCCTCGCCGCCGAGGTCGCGGACGGACTCCAGGGTGAGATCGAGGAGCCCCTCGCTCTCGGCGTACTGGGCGACCTGGGTGTTGCCGACCTCGATGACGTCGGGGGCGTCCTCGCTCTCCAGCGCCGCGAGGACCTTCTTCCCGATGCCGGTCCACTCCTGGAAGGTGACGTCCAGCCGGACGCCGGGGTGGGTCTGCTCGAACTCGGTCACGAATCGCTCGAGGAAGTCGTCGGAGACGCTGTCCTTCATCAGCCAGACGGTGACCGTACGGTCGCCGGAACCACCGCCCGGGAGAAGCCCGCAGCCCGTGAGGGCGGTTGCGGACACGACGGCGACGGCACCGGCCAAGAAACGGTTCATCACGTAGGTCACCTTTTGCGTGAGGGCACGGGGAAGTGAACACGACGTGGGGGGAACGAACGGAAT is a window encoding:
- a CDS encoding TIGR02452 family protein, which gives rise to MSARLRGVARQTQEIVEAGRYRAPGGHTVTIGGDLSAAVEGTRMFGPEPVPVVPDTDRFSLCEVTGESSLAAARRLTDRGAGPVAVLNFASARNPGGGYLNGAQAQEEALCRDSALYTTLLAVPGFYAHHREVRDPFYSDRVIHSPGVPVFRDERGGLLDTPFTVGFLTSPAPNAGVITGRTPELADRIPAALASRAERVLETAAATGYRRLVLGAWGCGVFRNDPALVAGAFRTLLTGDGRFSGHFDEIVFAVLDRTREARTLRAFQEAFPAGPAPDRVS
- the egtA gene encoding ergothioneine biosynthesis glutamate--cysteine ligase EgtA, with product MTAPGHGGSTPPLSEDDAEELLRCICFKTGPPRTVGVELEWLVHDRHLPHLPVDEARLDRAFAGLRGLALGSALTFEPGGQLELSSPPAASLMECIDSTAADLTTVRTALARSGLTLTGYGHDPWNPPRRLLREPRYDAMEACLDRTGPAGRSMMCSSASVQVCLDAGYEEPGPLGLGRRWQLAHLLGAVLVAAFANSPAGAGGPTGWRSTRQSLWAGLDPARALAPPTGAPPREAWAAHVLDTPVMCIRAADGPWPVPDRLTFREWIRSGKPRPPTRADLEYHMTTLFPPVRPRGHLELRMIDAQSGETGWMVPLAVTMALFDDPEAAETAYRTVKPLAETAGTRPAPRNPLWESAARNGLTDPELHGAAAGCFAVALEALPRLGASQAVQDAVAAYHERHVLPGRCPADDFSLRTKETSS
- the egtC gene encoding ergothioneine biosynthesis protein EgtC, whose product is MCRHIAFLGRPTGLGELLVRPPHALLRQSWAPRRQRYGTVNADGFGVGWYADGDPVPARYRRAGPVWADLSFADLARVVRSGALLAAVRDATEAGADGEAAAAPFAAGPWLFSHNGAVRGWPGSVAALAAALPATELLSLEARCDSALVWALVLHRLRDGDEPGQAVADTVLDVARAAPDSRLNLLLTDGVTIAATAWGDTLWYLAEPGRGTVVASEPYDDDPRWCEVPDRALLTATRTDVLLTPLKEPSA
- the egtD gene encoding L-histidine N(alpha)-methyltransferase, whose product is MSPFQLTRTLPEDATSAALRADVQHGLTRSPKELPPKWFYDARGSELFEEITRLPEYYPTRAEREILAGRARDIAAATGARTLVELGSGSSEKTRFLLDALPELHSYVPVDVSESALTGAGESLPADRPGLHVHALVADFTRVLALPDTPGPRLVAFLGGTIGNLLPGERADFLRSVRALLSPGDALLLGTDLVKDEGVLVAAYDDAAGVTAEFNKNVLAVVNRELGADFPLDGFDHVAVWNAREEWIEMRLRAREARKVRIRELDLVVPFEAGEEIRTEVSAKFRQEGVRSELAAAGMELTEWWTDPEGRFALSLSTAI
- a CDS encoding extracellular solute-binding protein, with the translated sequence MMNRFLAGAVAVVSATALTGCGLLPGGGSGDRTVTVWLMKDSVSDDFLERFVTEFEQTHPGVRLDVTFQEWTGIGKKVLAALESEDAPDVIEVGNTQVAQYAESEGLLDLTLESVRDLGGEDWLPGLAEPGRVHGTQYGIPWYAANRVVVYNKDLFEEAGISRPPKTRAEWLEDTERLNTGGRQGIYLSGQDWYTLAGFVWDEGGDLAVDRGGVWQGTLHEPAAVRGMTFYKKLQALGDGPENADEMTPPQTGVFAEGDVAQIIATPSAAALAVKENPALEGRLGFFPVPGKSAGKPGAVFTGGSDLIIPEKAGERAAAIEVVKALAGERWQTDLARTMSYVPNKTGLASVIEGQEGTAAMAAGAAQGRATPNSPQWAEVEEDNPIKPYMTAVLGGAEPATAGRAASERITEALAGS
- a CDS encoding GNAT family N-acetyltransferase, which encodes MPASPAVVPAPLVAAEPRYVVSLARDQDDVRAAQRLRHQVFAGEMGARLEGPEPGLDIDAFDAYCDHILVRHEDTGEVVGTYRVLPPERARVAGRLYSETEFDLSRLAPIRDDLVEVGRSCVHPAHRNGAVIALVWAGLARYLTRTGHTWLSGCCSVPLADGGALAAATWDAVKAKHLAPEDYWVTPHKLWSADGIARPEGRAELPPLLRGYLRLGAWICGAPAHDPDFGVADLYVLLSLRRTNPRYLRHFLSLAPVK
- a CDS encoding lysophospholipid acyltransferase family protein is translated as MSVWLPIAPCTPADCASPRWPAVRRTTAALRLVAGTAAVLAGVVLAPAAIFLGRSGRARLVGLWCRAVMRAFGVRIRVTGAVPGQRGPRRAGQGTLVVPNHISWLDIPLVASVLPGRMLAKREVRQWPVLGPLARFGGTLFVDRDRLRELPGVVGAVAGALRRGSRVIVFPEGSTWCGRERGRFRNAAFQAALDAGAAVQPVRIAYRPVGAAAFVGDDALGASLWRVAATAGLTAEITVLPPIPAAAHPDRRALAGAAHHALGGAATPGGAGAPHRALPGPRRGAVQIAVDRDSANLPSGSVHHSVSSIPAAASSERTPS
- the egtB gene encoding ergothioneine biosynthesis protein EgtB; amino-acid sequence: MTETPVATDDALRQRALEALTTARARTRLLTECVDDDELTAQHSPLMSPLVWDLAHIGNQEEQWLLRAVAGRDPIRPEIDSVYDAFEHPRAERPTLPLLSPAESRTYASDIRGRVLDVLEAHPLHGTALVDSAFAFGMIAQHEQQHDETMLITHQLRRGPAALDAPEPPGGGTTGLQAEVLVPAGPFTMGTSTEPWALDNERPAHHRHVDAFHIDTTPVTNGAFQAFVADGGYTEERWWAPEGWDQIRRHDIGAPLFWRREGGQWLRRRFGVTEAVPEDEPVLHVSWYEADAYARWAGRRLPTEAEWEKAARHDPASGRSRRYPWGDEDPSPERANLGQRHLRPAPAGAYPEGASPLGVRQLIGDVWEWTSSDFLPYPGFAAFPYREYSEVFFGPGYKVLRGGSFAVDAVACRGTFRNWDLPVRRQIFSGFRTARDA